A genomic region of Gossypium hirsutum isolate 1008001.06 chromosome D01, Gossypium_hirsutum_v2.1, whole genome shotgun sequence contains the following coding sequences:
- the LOC107921113 gene encoding potassium transporter 5 — MEENKPGMAENVEKGEEIEMAVAEADKNRLKERKFSWAKLRRVDSLNLEAGRLSFSSTKSPHSKVDWIRTLSLAFQSIGVIYGDIGTSPLYVYASTFTDGIGHQDNLIAVLSLIIYSIVLIPFFKYAFLVLRANDNGEGGTFALYSLLCRHVKLSLLPNQQPEDRELSNYQLDTPSSQLNRAYKIRGKMENSLKAKLTIFVVTILATSMVIGDGVLTPSISILSAVGGIDSLGQDAVVGISVVILVILFCVQRFGTDKVGYSFAPIICLWFTLLSGIGLYNLFTYGWGVLRAFNPLYIVDYFKRRGKDGWISLGGVVLCITGTEAMFADLGHFNVRAVQISFSTITLPALLTVYSGQAAYLTKHPEHVGDTFYKSIPDPIYWPTFVVAVAASIIASQAMISGAFSIISQSLTLGCFPRVTVVHTSTEYEGQVYIPEVNYMLMIACVAVTVGFRTTENIGHAYGIAVVAVMVITTCMVTLIMLVIWKTNILWIALFCVFFGTIETIYLSSVLYKFVEGGYLPLAFSLILMTIMGIWHYVHQKRYEFELNNKVSKEYIKQLVEDPRINRVPGIGLLYSELVQGIPPIFPHFISSIPSIHSVLVFVSIKKLPISKVTLEERFLFRHVEPREYRMFRCVVRYGYKDFMGTPVEFEQQLVEKLKEFIRHEYFMAEGEAAAVENSPQSSNILANQGKDKGSSRRAVFVEETLNQLNQSHRSSASIQSFNVAKSNNSSSGIISAAPPILGAEEEIQFVQKAKDEGIIYLLGEAEVMAKPNSSYTKRMIVDYGYNFLRRNFSQGEKVMMIPQTRLLRVGMAYEI; from the exons ATGGAAGAGAACAAACCAGGTATGGCCGAGAATGTGGAGAAAGGTGAGGAGATAGAGATGGCAGTAGCAGAAGCTGATAAAAACCGACTAAAAGAACGAAAGTTCTCGTGGGCCAAGCTGCGCCGTGTGGATTCTCTCAATTTGGAGGCTGGCAGACTTTCATTTTCTTCAACCAAGTCCCCCCATTCCAAG GTGGATTGGATAAGGACGTTGAGTTTAGCATTTCAGTCTATTGGAGTGATATACGGAGATATTGGAACATCTCCACTTTATGTATACGCCAGTACTTTCACTGACGGTATTGGTCACCAAGATAACCTTATTGCGGTTCTTTCCCTCATCATCTACTCCATAGTTCTAATCCCTTTTTTTAAGTATGCATTCCTCGTCTTGAGAGCCAATGACAACGGTGAAG GTGGAACGTTTGCGCTGTATTCTTTGTTGTGCCGACATGTGAAACTGAGCTTACTTCCGAATCAACAACCAGAGGATAGAGAGCTGTCTAACTACCAGTTGGACACTCCATCCAGCCAGTTGAATCGAGCATATAAAATTAGAGGAAAGATGGAGAACAGTTTAAAAGCCAAACTTACTATTTTCGTGGTCACTATCCTTGCGACTTCAATGGTTATAGGTGATGGGGTTTTGACCCCATCTATCTCAA TTCTTTCTGCGGTTGGTGGCATCGACTCCTTGGGGCAAG ACGCTGTGGTGGGAATTTCTGTGGTAATTCTGGTCATCCTGTTCTGCGTTCAACGATTTGGAACTGACAAAGTGGGATATTCATTTGCCCCAATCATATGCCTGTGGTTTACCTTGCTAAGTGGCATTGGTTTGTACAACCTCTTCACATATGGTTGGGGTGTATTACGTGCGTTTAATCCGTTGTATATAGTGGATTACTTCAAAAGACGCGGTAAGGACGGGTGGATATCACTTGGAGGAGTAGTACTTTGCATTACAG GAACTGAGGCTATGTTTGCTGATCTGGGTCACTTCAATGTTCGAGCAGTTCAA ATTAGTTTCTCCACTATTACCTTGCCTGCTTTACTTACTGTATATAGTGGCCAAGCTGCCTACCTCACAAAACACCCTGAACACGTTGGGGACACTTTCTACAAATCTATTCCAG ATCCAATCTATTGGCCAACATTTGTGGTAGCTGTAGCTGCTTCCATCATTGCAAGCCAAGCTATGATATCAGGAGCATTTTCAATTATCTCTCAGTCGTTAACACTGGGATGTTTTCCAAGAGTTACGGTGGTCCACACCTCCACTGAGTATGAGGGGCAGGTTTATATACCAGAAGTCAACTACATGCTCATGATTGCCTGTGTTGCAGTCACCGTTGGGTTCAGAACCACAGAAAATATCGGTCACGCATATG GAATTGCTGTTGTAGCTGTAATGGTGATCACAACATGTATGGTTACACTTATCATGCTTGTTATATGGAAGACAAACATATTATGGATTGCTCTCTTCTGTGTGTTCTTCGGCACTATAGAGACCATATATCTCTCATCAGTCTTGTATAAATTCGTTGAAGGTGGCTACCTTCCACTGGCCTTCTCACTTATCCTAATGACAATCATGGGAATATGGCACTACGTGCACCAAAAAAGATACGAATTTGAGCTCAACAATAAGGTTTCAAAGGAATACATTAAGCAACTGGTAGAAGATCCAAGGATAAACCGGGTACCAGGAATCGGTCTTTTGTACTCGGAGTTGGTTCAAGGCATACCTCCCATATTTCCTCATTTCATTTCCAGCATTCCTTCTATCCATTCAGTTCTAGTCTTTGTCTCCATTAAGAAACTTCCAATCAGCAAGGTAACACTAGAGGAGCGTTTTCTCTTCAGACATGTGGAACCAAGAGAGTATCGAATGTTCCGTTGTGTTGTAAGATATGGTTATAAGGATTTCATGGGAACACCTGTAGAGTTTGAGCAACAACTGGTTGAGAAGTTGAAGGAATTCATTCGTCATGAATATTTCATGGCTGAAGGAGAGGCCGCAGCTGTAGAGAACTCGCCCCAGAGCTCCAATATTCTAGCAAATCAAGGAAAAGATAAAGGAAGTAGTAGAAGGGCTGTTTTTGTGGAGGAAACACTGAACCAGCTCAACCAATCTCATCGTTCCTCAGCCTCCATCCAGTCATTCAATGTGGCCAAATCAAATAACTCGTCGAGTGGGATCATATCAGCAGCACCACCCATACTGGGGGCTGAAGAAGAGATTCAGTTTGTTCAGAAAGCAAAGGATGAAGGAATTATTTACCTCCTAGGAGAAGCTGAAGTGATGGCTAAACCCAATTCTTCCTACACAAAGAGGATGATTGTGGATTATGGCTATAATTTTCTGAGGAGAAACTTCAGTCAAGGGGAGAAAGTGATGATGATACCACAAACCAGGCTTCTAAGGGTTGGAATGGCGTACGAGATTTAG